The following proteins are co-located in the Hyalangium minutum genome:
- a CDS encoding suppressor of fused domain protein: MKAPETEEDFVQWYEDCWADRDEVEYPKLFGAISDDVYTLEQTGALQAWLETDLAQVQELDPNWDPMGVRVAPPSEKFPYWSYVTSGLSNPFTVAPGAEVAPDAPSGIGYEMVIHTPEEAQWPVLRLLDMMAYNLVCLRAFAMGHRYPVEGSLTGGESKLNGFVFVKDPSRAAEFTLPSGKVQLLTLVGVTKNEMAFSRSNGADKLMAKLVQAGTGYITHPEREEVKL; encoded by the coding sequence ATGAAAGCGCCCGAGACGGAAGAGGACTTCGTCCAATGGTATGAGGACTGCTGGGCCGATCGCGACGAGGTGGAGTACCCGAAGCTCTTCGGGGCCATCAGCGATGACGTCTACACCTTGGAGCAGACAGGTGCTCTGCAAGCGTGGCTCGAGACCGACCTGGCCCAGGTCCAGGAGCTGGATCCGAACTGGGACCCCATGGGCGTGCGAGTGGCTCCGCCCAGCGAGAAGTTCCCGTACTGGTCCTACGTGACGAGCGGCCTGTCCAACCCGTTCACCGTGGCCCCGGGCGCCGAGGTGGCCCCGGACGCCCCGAGCGGCATTGGCTACGAGATGGTCATCCACACGCCCGAGGAGGCGCAGTGGCCGGTGCTCCGGCTGCTGGACATGATGGCCTACAACCTCGTGTGCCTGCGCGCCTTCGCGATGGGCCACCGCTATCCGGTGGAGGGCTCGCTCACCGGCGGAGAGTCGAAGCTCAACGGCTTCGTCTTCGTGAAGGATCCGTCGCGTGCCGCTGAGTTCACCCTGCCCTCGGGCAAGGTGCAGCTGCTCACGCTGGTGGGCGTCACCAAGAACGAGATGGCCTTCAGCCGCTCCAACGGCGCGGACAAGCTGATGGCCAAGCTCGTCCAGGCGGGCACCGGCTACATCACCCACCCGGAGCGGGAAGAAGTGAAGCTGTAG